The Microbacterium proteolyticum genome contains a region encoding:
- a CDS encoding FHA domain-containing protein, which produces MMNVSIDTDGTGVVTLPGQSVPITAADSDAARAQAVEVLVAYTATTGQRQYAHAIDTGTSLMLTIDPDGAVTVDREHARALAPVVEPAVDEEPAQPIRETVDELPATPAVLPEPAADTVPAPTPHIDPDFDLTSGGERRSRVRSAMITFDDGSTEIIRGTILLGRRPPEDAEGVDATVTVDDPARSVSKSHCILSFHDGTLWVTDQSSANGTTVTEPGKDPIDLTPGHARTVVTGTRLQIGDRSFTVTIPAPRATRAR; this is translated from the coding sequence ATGATGAACGTCAGCATCGATACAGACGGCACGGGCGTAGTCACGCTCCCCGGCCAGAGTGTGCCCATCACCGCAGCGGACTCTGACGCCGCGCGAGCGCAAGCCGTCGAGGTGCTGGTGGCGTACACCGCCACCACCGGTCAACGGCAGTACGCCCACGCGATCGACACGGGCACCTCCCTCATGCTCACCATCGACCCAGACGGCGCCGTCACGGTCGACAGGGAGCACGCCCGCGCCCTCGCCCCCGTGGTCGAACCCGCGGTGGACGAGGAACCCGCACAGCCAATCCGCGAAACCGTCGACGAACTCCCGGCGACACCAGCAGTCCTCCCCGAGCCTGCCGCCGACACAGTGCCGGCGCCCACGCCCCACATTGATCCCGACTTCGACCTCACCAGCGGTGGTGAACGTCGCTCGCGCGTGCGCAGCGCCATGATCACCTTTGACGACGGTTCCACGGAAATCATCCGCGGCACCATCCTGCTCGGGCGCCGGCCTCCCGAGGACGCCGAAGGTGTCGACGCGACCGTCACCGTCGATGACCCCGCGCGCTCAGTGTCGAAATCCCACTGCATCCTGTCGTTCCACGACGGCACACTCTGGGTCACCGACCAGTCTTCGGCCAACGGCACCACCGTCACCGAACCCGGAAAAGACCCCATCGACCTGACCCCCGGACACGCCCGAACGGTCGTTACCGGCACGCGCCTTCAAATCGGCGATCGCTCATTCACTGTAACCATTCCGGCTCCTCGAGCAACGCGGGCGCGGTAA
- a CDS encoding glutaredoxin family protein yields MDKLTVYTTGPSCGKCSMTKMMLKGKGIPFVEVDITQNPAAHEYVTEELGYSMAPVVVVDDDDHWCDMRPDQIDRIAKRAILPSDATREARSPAR; encoded by the coding sequence ATGGACAAGCTCACGGTCTACACGACGGGCCCCAGCTGCGGAAAGTGCTCGATGACCAAGATGATGCTGAAAGGCAAAGGCATCCCATTCGTCGAGGTCGACATCACTCAGAACCCGGCCGCACACGAGTACGTGACGGAAGAGCTCGGCTACAGCATGGCCCCGGTTGTCGTCGTGGACGACGACGATCACTGGTGCGACATGCGCCCCGACCAGATCGACCGGATCGCCAAACGGGCGATATTGCCATCCGATGCAACGCGCGAAGCGCGATCGCCCGCGCGGTAG
- a CDS encoding recombinase family protein has translation MRVGYARVSTIEQDAERQVARLLELGVPEDRIYSDVGFSGAKMTRTGLDNALAAVREGDTFVVPALDRLARNTEGALEVIRRLTDAGVIFQNGTTPYDPKDPMAKLFFTILAAVAEAEGGWISLRTREAMARPKVRAKLKGRRPKLTERQDENIAKHMAAGDLAVAEIAQMFNTSRTGVYRAQARHQARSAQRVGE, from the coding sequence ATGAGGGTGGGATACGCGCGAGTCTCGACAATCGAGCAGGACGCCGAGCGGCAAGTGGCTCGGCTGCTCGAGCTCGGCGTGCCAGAGGACCGCATCTACAGCGATGTCGGTTTTAGCGGCGCGAAAATGACCCGGACCGGGCTGGACAACGCCCTGGCCGCGGTGCGCGAGGGCGACACCTTCGTCGTTCCCGCACTCGACCGTCTCGCGCGGAACACCGAAGGAGCGCTCGAGGTGATCCGCCGACTGACGGATGCCGGGGTGATCTTCCAGAACGGCACCACGCCATACGATCCGAAGGACCCGATGGCGAAGCTGTTCTTCACCATCCTCGCCGCCGTCGCCGAGGCGGAAGGCGGGTGGATCAGCTTGCGCACGCGCGAGGCTATGGCGCGACCAAAGGTCCGCGCGAAGCTGAAAGGCCGGCGCCCGAAACTGACCGAACGCCAGGACGAGAACATCGCCAAGCACATGGCCGCGGGCGATCTCGCGGTCGCGGAGATCGCGCAGATGTTCAACACGTCACGCACGGGCGTCTACCGAGCCCAGGCGCGCCATCAGGCGCGCAGCGCTCAGAGGGTGGGGGAGTGA
- a CDS encoding tyrosine-type recombinase/integrase, with the protein MHHEDVLEVDPSSAQRLVSARNVIHLDPEGAVLDGMLNGWRAQQIARFLKAPTIAARERLVRRFVDFTGMYPWQWTPAEAEAWISELRSGVKPLRLSTLRGYEIDIKMFCEYITDPRYPWLSECEARFGAAPRQVFHEDNSIVHVSEYEGDAARRPLTFDEVQALFDAADGLAARILSRRRKGAVQAVRDAALLKCVYAFGLRRREAVMLDLVDLRRNAKLPHLDRFGALSVRHGKASRGGPSKRRTVLTVPEMGWIAETLAHYLDEVRPALSSSSSSSPALWVTERGTRLSRRAANEAFCTARDAAGIDSSLDLHSLRHSYVTHLVEFDYPERFIQEQVGHSFSSTTAIYVGVSNEYRNRLLTQAIHTRYGADFEEAAR; encoded by the coding sequence ATGCATCATGAGGATGTGCTTGAAGTTGATCCATCGTCTGCGCAGCGGCTCGTCTCCGCGCGGAATGTCATTCATCTTGACCCTGAGGGAGCCGTGCTCGACGGGATGTTGAATGGGTGGCGAGCCCAGCAGATTGCTCGCTTCTTGAAGGCTCCGACGATTGCGGCGAGAGAGCGGCTCGTGCGCCGGTTCGTGGACTTCACGGGTATGTACCCGTGGCAATGGACGCCGGCGGAGGCGGAGGCGTGGATCAGTGAGCTGCGCTCGGGCGTGAAGCCGTTGCGGCTATCGACGCTGCGTGGATACGAGATCGACATCAAGATGTTCTGCGAGTACATCACTGATCCTCGATATCCCTGGCTGTCCGAGTGTGAAGCGCGTTTTGGCGCTGCACCCAGACAGGTGTTCCATGAGGACAACTCGATTGTGCATGTCAGCGAGTACGAGGGCGATGCCGCGCGGCGACCGTTGACATTCGACGAAGTCCAGGCGCTGTTCGATGCGGCCGACGGGCTCGCCGCCCGGATCCTGTCGCGACGGCGAAAGGGTGCGGTTCAGGCCGTGCGGGACGCCGCGCTTCTCAAGTGCGTCTATGCGTTCGGGTTGCGAAGACGTGAGGCGGTCATGCTTGATCTCGTGGATCTCCGCCGCAACGCGAAGCTGCCGCACCTAGACCGATTCGGTGCACTGTCGGTGCGCCATGGCAAAGCGAGCCGCGGGGGCCCGTCGAAGCGGCGCACGGTGCTCACCGTTCCGGAGATGGGCTGGATCGCGGAGACGCTGGCGCACTACCTCGATGAGGTTCGGCCGGCGTTGTCGTCATCGTCGAGTTCGTCGCCTGCTCTGTGGGTGACCGAACGGGGCACGAGGCTGAGCAGGCGTGCGGCGAACGAAGCGTTCTGTACAGCTCGTGATGCCGCGGGGATCGACTCTTCGTTGGATCTGCATTCGTTGCGGCACTCGTACGTGACGCACCTGGTGGAGTTCGACTACCCGGAGCGGTTCATTCAGGAGCAGGTGGGGCACTCGTTTTCCTCGACGACCGCGATCTACGTCGGCGTCTCTAACGAGTACCGGAACCGGCTGCTCACCCAAGCTATTCACACCCGCTACGGCGCCGACTTCGAGGAGGCAGCACGGTGA
- a CDS encoding DUF6349 family protein, with the protein MTLMDMINDLMHEDHVAGLPQWTGMPLGQLVTDYHHPDELDAAWRRWVEINGHFNSVFLSKMWHRSYTVRHMDIGEHTFDLYDVDLRCAAGAHDSRKIGDPLGPLCQCVGSITAQAICSRCSWHHIGTEAECVEAWHDHAFPGWRDLPTLPGKLRGGMGPTSMTPKLEAWLEDNYTPAFRVPGAPILTERPSYGSRHIPNYSPFGGFDLSAPNKP; encoded by the coding sequence ATGACGCTGATGGACATGATCAACGACCTGATGCACGAAGACCACGTTGCGGGTCTGCCGCAATGGACGGGGATGCCGCTGGGACAGCTGGTCACCGATTACCACCACCCCGACGAGCTCGACGCGGCCTGGCGCCGCTGGGTCGAAATCAACGGCCACTTCAACAGCGTCTTCCTGTCCAAGATGTGGCACCGCAGCTACACCGTCCGTCACATGGATATCGGCGAGCACACGTTCGACCTGTACGACGTCGACCTCCGGTGCGCTGCAGGAGCCCACGACTCGCGGAAGATTGGCGACCCTCTCGGCCCGCTCTGCCAGTGCGTCGGCAGCATCACCGCCCAGGCCATCTGCTCCCGCTGCTCCTGGCACCACATCGGCACCGAAGCCGAATGCGTCGAGGCCTGGCACGACCACGCATTCCCCGGCTGGCGCGACCTTCCCACCCTTCCCGGCAAGCTCCGCGGCGGAATGGGCCCCACCAGCATGACGCCGAAGCTCGAGGCCTGGCTCGAGGACAACTACACGCCCGCGTTCCGCGTTCCGGGCGCCCCCATCCTCACCGAACGCCCCAGCTACGGCAGCCGCCACATACCCAACTACAGCCCCTTCGGCGGATTCGACCTCTCCGCCCCCAACAAGCCCTAA
- a CDS encoding M15 family metallopeptidase, which yields MAPRRRAQRPHEGQGVFDLWGLSEQQADQSIEQARNAPPAPVEQQLVDGQLDFNFDEDTEVRDEPVRDARTRALDEVRTQQSGAAGEPGRVLREPGGAGTVPDGIIPGGINEPGPWGGYENGRIPENTLSPIPWKPEYVLRADATQALIALNNAYRAQFGQDLVVNDGYRDYDEQARAKEIYGSDAATPGQSNHGWALAVDVGIFSFYSLEYTWMDQNAPRFGWRNPDWARPGGRGPIESWHWEFWGVAA from the coding sequence ATGGCACCACGTCGTCGCGCGCAGCGGCCACACGAAGGGCAAGGCGTCTTCGACCTGTGGGGGCTGTCCGAGCAACAGGCCGACCAAAGCATCGAGCAGGCGCGGAACGCGCCGCCCGCGCCCGTCGAGCAGCAGCTCGTCGACGGGCAACTGGACTTCAACTTCGACGAGGACACGGAGGTTCGCGATGAACCGGTACGGGATGCTCGCACGCGAGCACTGGACGAAGTACGCACCCAGCAGAGTGGCGCAGCTGGAGAACCCGGACGAGTTCTTCGAGAGCCTGGGGGAGCAGGTACCGTCCCTGACGGCATCATTCCCGGCGGGATCAACGAACCCGGCCCGTGGGGCGGGTACGAGAACGGCCGTATCCCCGAGAACACGCTCTCGCCGATCCCGTGGAAACCCGAGTACGTTCTTCGCGCCGACGCGACTCAGGCGCTCATCGCGCTGAACAACGCCTACCGCGCTCAGTTCGGTCAGGACCTCGTCGTCAACGACGGGTACCGCGACTACGACGAGCAGGCCAGAGCCAAGGAAATCTACGGCAGCGATGCCGCCACACCCGGACAGTCCAACCACGGGTGGGCACTCGCTGTCGATGTCGGCATCTTCAGTTTCTACAGCCTCGAGTACACGTGGATGGACCAGAACGCCCCTCGTTTCGGGTGGCGTAACCCCGACTGGGCACGGCCTGGGGGGCGCGGTCCGATCGAATCATGGCACTGGGAATTCTGGGGAGTAGCAGCATGA
- a CDS encoding helix-turn-helix domain-containing protein has protein sequence MDYVWHLRAKMAERGMFATTDLQPLLAERGVALSREQTYRLVTGQPQRLSMVTLIALCDILECTPNDLIEPRIVEASARKASGEVIPRKSRVSARRTTINRPGHSK, from the coding sequence ATGGACTACGTCTGGCATCTGCGAGCGAAGATGGCGGAGCGTGGAATGTTCGCCACGACGGACCTGCAGCCGCTGCTCGCTGAGCGTGGTGTCGCGCTCTCCCGGGAGCAGACCTACCGGCTGGTGACGGGTCAGCCGCAGCGCCTGAGCATGGTTACGCTGATCGCGCTGTGCGACATCCTTGAGTGCACACCCAACGACCTCATCGAACCCCGCATCGTCGAGGCGTCCGCCAGGAAGGCTTCCGGGGAAGTCATCCCGCGGAAGAGCCGAGTATCCGCCCGCCGAACGACGATCAATCGGCCCGGGCATTCGAAATGA
- a CDS encoding ATP-dependent DNA ligase: MGRLIYTQDSSYDIDDRILAHLRVVMMNKLRRREGFMLQMPTTGGGRSSIWISPTRALLMQFYGGRAPQLDRELIDKMMHDASSADGLTLSNRL; this comes from the coding sequence GTGGGACGACTGATCTACACGCAAGACTCCAGCTACGACATCGACGACCGTATCCTCGCGCACCTCCGCGTCGTCATGATGAACAAGCTCCGCCGCCGTGAAGGCTTCATGCTCCAGATGCCCACCACCGGCGGCGGCCGCTCCTCCATCTGGATCAGCCCCACACGGGCCCTGCTCATGCAGTTCTACGGCGGCCGCGCACCGCAGCTCGACCGTGAGTTGATCGACAAGATGATGCACGACGCGAGTAGCGCCGACGGGCTCACCCTCTCGAACCGTCTGTAA